The Salvelinus alpinus chromosome 3, SLU_Salpinus.1, whole genome shotgun sequence genome segment TGTGGAAAAAATGATTCtgttcagttaagaacaaattcttatttacattgactgccTACACCGGCTAAACCGGGACGATGCttggtcaattgtgcgccgccctatgggaatcccaatcacggcccgttgtaatacagcctggattcgaaccagggtgtctgtcgtgacgcctctagtactgagatgcagcgccttagaccgctgcattcACCCTCACCAAGTAGCATGTATGTCCATGTTGAGTGTCCTACTTCTGTCTGTGTTATATTCAGAGACATTCCTCTGTGGTTTTGGGTATAGGATGAATGTTACATGCGAACAGTGGGACATTGTTCTCCCACAGTGTGATATTGGCAGGGTCATATTAGAGACGGTCACACAGACATCACTTGATCTCCTGCCCTGTAGGACTCAAGCAGTTCCTTTTTGTACAATCAAAGAAGAGTCACACATGTTCTGTGTAGCTGGAACTAATGAGGGAGTCCCATGTGAGCATCACACCAGGGGCAAAGCTAATTTTACTCAGTAGCAACTATCAACTGCTAAAACAGGATAATGATCAGCCTTGCATCATCGGGCTAATGATAAAGAAATATGTTACCATGCGTGCTTACCGGTATGTGGGCACATTTCACTCTGGAGGCTTGGATTTCACTTTTGAGTTGATATGTGGTGAAAAACTTGACGTGAAAATCAAAGAAAACGGCATTATAGGGAAAACTCTTTCATTGTAAAAGGACAAATTAATTGTCTGATTAATTCTGGGAAAGCCTTCCAGTAGAGTTTTATTGACTGCCTGTTATATTGGATACATTTCAAGGGATACATTGCAGGGCTTTTGTATTCTTATCTGATGTTATGACCGACTGAACAAAATCTATTGACTATGCCAGTTTCATGTGAATTGGGTCCCTGTTTGTGTCTACAGAGTGTTGCATGAGTGTCTAGACCGTTGATACGTGTGAATATGTCTGACAAGGAAGACGGGGCCTCAGGGGGGGGGCTGAATGTTACCCTCACGTTTCGGCTTCTCATGCACGGGAAGGTAAACGCACGTCTCATCATCACAACATCACCTCTTCTTTTACATGATTCTGATTGTCAGATCACATTCTTTTTATGATTGTTATTGATTAAATTAAGGCTTAGAAAAGTGTATGCTACGTTTTTGGGGTGTCTCATTAACAGGAAGTGGGCAGCATAATTGGAAAGAAAGGGGAAACCGtcaaaaagatgagagaggaggtAAGTCTTATCCTTACAACTGTTATACAactgttataaaaaaaatatatatatattttcaatagaaaggaaataaaatgtaaatagaattggaataaagtgtatttttacatGACTCACCTAAAACTCTATGAGTGTTTCCAGAGTGGTGCTCGCATCAACATTTCAGAGGGATCTTCTCCAGAGAGGATTGTTACCATCACAGGACCAACAGAGGGCATCTTCAGAGCTTTCTCTATGATCGCTGAGAAGTTTGAGGAGGTAACAAAATACTCTGGTACCATGTACTCTGGTGTGTTAACATCTTGTAAGTACTAAAGTAACTCATTTCCTCACCTTGGGCAACATTTTACTCAAAACTTCCATTGACTTCAGTGAATGATACAGCACAAAAGCTCATGATATAATGTCTGAGATTAGACCCCTATTCTTTGATAACCTTAAAACTGTTGTCTAAACCTCTATTTCAGGACATTACAGCTGCAATGACAAACAGCACTGTAACAAGCCATCCTCCAGTGACACTCCGCCTTGTGTTCCCAGGCAGTCAATGTGGCTCCTTGATAGGCAAAGGAGGCTCCAAGATCAAGGAGATCCGAGAGGTAAAATAAGCTAGGCCTCAAGCATCTCTCGTTTGCATTTGTCCAGCGGGAGCTCATTTGATTTAGACtgctcccagatctgtttgaGCTGTATAGCCAACTCATGACTTTTGGAGTTGTTTATACAGCACATATCTGGGGATCCCATCCTAACCTTTCAATCACCCAATGAAACAGCCTCAGGTAAATGAATTACAATGACGCAACAGCACCACACAACACTATTCAGGGAGACTGATAAGTGTGGAGTACCAAACAATGTCTATTCATCAAAGGAACGGGGTGCTGAATCTTCATTGTCAACACAGTCAATGAACAATAAGAAGGAATGCACTCTCCGAATAATTGGATGTCAAATATTTATGTTGACATAATCTCGGAACACAGAACCAAATCTTGTGTGCGCTGTACAGCGGTCTGTCACAAGAGACTAATTTGTACGACAGGAACGTTGTGCGTGTCAAATATAAATATCAGACACTGTACAATTATACAATATATTTGTAATATATTAATAATATATGATCTAATGGCCTATGGAATCATTTGACAAGTAATTCCCTATCTCTGTAATTGACTCCTATTGAATGTTATGTTCAGACCACAGGTGCTCAGGTACAGGTGGCAGGGGACATGCTGCCGGAATCCACTGAGAGAGCTGTCACTATCTCAGGCACCCCTCAGGCCATCACGCAGTGTGTCAGACACATCTGCTCTGTCATGCTGGAGGTAATCATGCCAATACAATtaacatacagtattattataGCATCCAATTAGCTGTTTGGTCAGACCTGAAATGGCTATAGGCTCCATAATTATGGTATTTAACTCAGGTTCACACCATAATAATGGAGGCTACAGACATATCAGACCAATTGATATCAAAAGTAATCTAAGAAACAATGCAATCTCACTACTTgccccatagggtggcgcacagttggctcagcgtcgtccgggttaggggagggtttggcccgggtaggccgtcattgtaaataagaatttgttcttaactaactagttaaataaaggttaaataaaaaaatcaaacCTGTTGTTGATAATGATGTGTTTGTCCAATCAGCCATtgctgtttgttgtttgtttgtgtctTCAGTCACCGCCCAAAGGAGCAACAATCCCATATCGCCCCAAGACCATGCCTGGAGCCGGCCATCCagtatttcaacaacaacaacaacatgcctCACAAGTGAGTACCATTTTTGCATATACAAAAGTGACACTTTAATACAATTACAGtaaggtataaaaaaaaatcacacacacatcagcccTTTGGCATTGATGATTGGTGAGTGATGGCAAGTGTCCTTCTCTGTCCttgcaccccaatggtggaaccagcttccccctaaaGCTAGGAcctgcccatcttccaaaaacatctgaaaccctacctcttcaaagagtatcttaaataatcccacagcaccccccATCGCACCCCTCCTCACCACCTCCCCCCAAATAACTAAATacagaataaaataaaatgtattttgcctttcgtgaactaacactcgcactttactttgctgatagctatttgttgaggaaaaatgtacttactatgactgatatatgtggttgtcccacctagctatcttaaagaTGATTGCACTAACTTGTAAGTTGCTCTGACtaagagggtctgctaaatgacgaaaatgtaaaatgtaaatgtatgtgatCAAATATCTTTCTAAGGGTGATGACGTTATTTTCAGGACATTGTCGATCACCTTGCTAAAAAAGCCACCTCTCTTCAAAGCATTCTGCATAGTTTTGCGGATAGGTCATTAGAAATGTTAATGTATGTGTCCATGAATTCCTTGAAAATGAACCTGTTATATGACGATAAATGAATTCACATTTGGTCATCTAACTCTGTGGAAGGCTGGATGTTGTTATTGTACATTCATTATTGTACATTCATTAACATACCTGCTTGTAATTAAATAtgttaataaataaaatatgttGGTAAAAATGCAAACTTGGCAACAATCATTCCACTCATTCTAGGAAATACAATTTTtttagccttttttttttttaccctccttttcatggtatccaattggtagttacagtcttgtctcatcgctgcaactcccgtacagacaaagaccgagagccgtgcatcctccgaaacacaacccaagcaCTGCTTCTTGGCACAATGCCcaattaacccggaagccagctgcaccaatgtgtcagaggaaacaccgtacacctggctaccatgtcagcatgcactgcgccaggcccgccacaggagtcgctagtgctcaatgggacaaggacatcccagtcggccaaaccctcccctaacgacgctgggccaattgtgcgccgccccctGGGTCTCaaggtcacggccggctgcgacagagcctggactctaacccagaacctCTAGTGGAACAGCTAGCACTGcaacgcagtgccttagaccactgcgccacttgggaggccctcaTTCTTGGAATTTCATGGAAATTCATTGCATTTCCTGTTTTTCCAATTAAAATGCAGATTCTGCATTTTCCTGGCCTTTTTCAATTCAGAGTAATCAAGTTCTGAAATGTAATTCTGAAGTGAAACACAATGCACAAGCCAAACATTAACCAGAGCATctttcaccactagagggaagaATCTGCATATAAAGACATCTCACCACTATTTGTAGATTGTGAGTGGCCAGATGAGGAGAAATTGCTGCTACAGCCAGTTGACTGAAACATCTATTGCCTCTGGTCAGATCTGTCATAGAAGTACACAGCTGTTAGTAAGCCCATCTTCCCTTTACAAATAACGGCAACGTACTGATGTGCATCAATGCTAGACAAATATGACGCTTAAACCTCTAACTTTGTCATGTAACATTGTGCATTATGTGCTCCAGTCTTACATGTAGCAAAATCCATTGTGACCTTTCACAGTTGAAAAAAACCgaatgaattacctttagattaAATTACGTGGATCGAACCATGGCGGTAGTAGATAAAAGTATGGGACATTTTTTAAAGGTTTTACAGATTTTGGGGATGTGAATAAAGCAGCATAGAAGCTACATTCAATTCTCACGTGTTGCAACTATTTTGAAAATAATCAAAAAAGGACAAGAgtaaacattttcaaacagttatAGTAACCCAATCAATATTGTATCCCATTTTTTTCAGGCCTTCACAATTCAAGGACAGTATGCTTTTCCACATCAAGATGTAAGTGTATTTGTCTGATCCAGTAACATCCACCACAATGACCCACTCttgcccaccaccaccaccaccaccaccaccaccaccaccaccaccaccaccaccaccaccaccgccttCCAAGCCAACACTATGTCCTCAGTGCACCCACTAGCAAGGATGAAACACTTTCCTGTACTGTAGTCTTTACTAACACTAACATAGCAGCTTGCTTTGTTTCAAAAGAGTGTCAGCAAAGACGGGGACCACAAAGCAAAACTAATGATGACTTAGCCCTTCTTGCTCATAGAAATACCACATgtaataatgacaaatcaaatcaCTTCCATGACAAGCCAGCATGATTCTGATGACAAACGTCAAATTCTTCACCAAATGAACACACACTTTTGAACTCTGTGTTTGAACTTCAGATTGGTTCTGTATTGTAGCTATAGCTGTCATCTCCTCTGAAATAATCCAGTTTGATTGGTTAGTTCTAACTTCCTTCCTACCCTGCAGTTGACCAAGCTTCACCAGTTGGCTATGCAGCATATCCCCCTCCCTTCCCTTGGGCAGAGCAACCCTACCTTCCCTGGTATGTACCCAAGGCTCCCTGGGGAAGTCcatcttatccctctctctttgtcctcttTCTTCCACTTTCTGTCCTCCTGTGCTCATCACACCAATCAAAAACCCTCTTCTGCTTCTGGAAGGAGCACATCTTCTTTCCATTATTTCACACGGTTATGTTCTACTGTACGTCTGAAAAGATAGAGCCATTTCTATATGAAGTGGTAGCCTACATCTTACAGACCCCTCTCCTTGACCTTGGCAAGGATTCTCCTCTATTTCTTACATCCTCCATACCAATCCTGACCTATACCACCCCATGTATTCTACCCCACAACAAACAAGCAGCAAATTGAAATAACACAACATTCAAACAGGGAGAATTATTGAATTATCACAATTGCCTGACAGGGTATTGCAACAGAAAAAGTATGCATTTCAAATGAAAAATTCCCAGATTGTAATGCTAAGGTCTATTAATAATGTATTAAGGAACTTTGCTCTTTTGTGGTATCATGTTATAGTTTCATGTTAGATGTGCATGCAATGTGACCTGAATTGTTTACAGTTGCCAAATAGTTAATGAATGTGATGTCTCAGACATCATACATAGCATACTATGCCATTATATTCAGTGCATATGGAAACGATGTAGCACTGTCGTTACCATGCTATGTCCTACTCTGCAGGAATGGATACCTCTGTCCCCAAAAGTTCTCAGGAGCTGTCAATACCCAATGAAGTAAGTTTTGCTCAGTCTCATCAGCATCATACAATGTACATCATATAGATCACATTATTTTAGGCACCAGTTTCGCTGCTCTAAAATCAGAATGACAGCTGAAATGGTTGTTTCCCCGAAATGTAAGCCAACTGAATGCTATCTCTCTACATTATGTTCTATTCTTATCTTTAGGTAGACATGTTTCCAAACTGAGAGAAATAAAATTGTCAGATGTCCAAATTGGCAAGGAAAATGTCAGATGTTCCAATTGGGGAGATAACATTATGGAGGATGCAGATGTTTTAATTGGACTGATAATGCATGAGCAACATGCATGACACATCTTTTCATTTTCACTTCCCAATCTTTCCCTCAGCTTATTGGCTCCATAATTGGCAGACACGGCAGCAAGGTCAATGAGATTCGCCAGGTGTCAGGAGCTCACATTAAGATAGCCAGTGCCACGGACGGATCGCCCATGCGCCAAGTCACGATCATAGGCTCTCCGACCAGCATCAATGTGGCACACTACCTCATCAATGCCAGGTAAAACTGCTTCACTACCTCTAACAGGTCAGTTGGGAGTTGTGACCAATAACGCACTACATGACAGACAACTGACAAGATACAGCTGACAATAGAGGAGAAAAACAGACAAGATAGTCAAACAACAGACAAGATAGTCAAACAACAGACAAGATAGTCAAACAACAGACAAGATAGTCAAACAACAGACAAGATAGTCAAACAACAGACAAGATAGTCAAACAACAGACAAGATAGTCAAACAACAGAAAATATAATCAAACCACAGATAAGATAGTCAAACAACAGACAAGATAGTCTAACAGACAAGATAATCAAACAACAGACAATATAGTCTAACAACAGACGAGATAGTCAAACAACAGACAATATAATCAAACAACAGACAAGATAGTCTAACAACAGATAAGATAGTCTAACAGACAAGATAATCAAACAACAGACAAGATAGTAAAACAACAGATAAGATAGTCTAACAGACAAGATAATCAAACAACAGACAAGATAGTCTAACAACAGACGAGATAGTCAAACAACAGATAAGATAGTCTAACAGACAAGATAATCAAATAACAGACAAGATAGTCTAACATCAGACAAGATAGTCAAACAAACAATGTTGACATGATGGAAGGATGACATTGTTTTGTTTTATGGAAAAGCATTACATCTAATCTTAGTGCCTTGGGGTCTACATACAATCAACTCATCCATACTCACAAAAGCATGAAAACCCTTTTGTCTTATTAATTCTGATTTTTATCACGTAACATTCTTCATTTACTTATTTTTTCCCTATTTCTCACTCTCCTCCAATGCTTTGCCCATTCTCTTTCCTCTTTTCTTTGGATATGCCTCTCTTTAACACATTTGCTGAATCCTACCATTTTCTCCCCACCCGATCCTCTCCAAAAAATGACTACCTTCCCTGTATCTGTTTACAGCTTAGAGATGGCTAAATACACCATGCATGCTGCTTCCTCTGCATCACCTGTTGACCTCAACAATATGAGCTTCTCTCAGTCTGTTCCCACTGTCTCCACACCAACCTCTATGGCTGTCATGGCTGCCACTACCCAAGTCCCTGGCACCATTAACATGCACTCCCCCTCCACCTTACAGTCTATCCCCACCCAGCACTATGCTGTCCCCGTTTCCAGTCTATTTGGCATGAAAACGCTCCCTATGCTGGCTATGCACCCAGCAGCTGCCTCGGGCCTTCCACAAGGTCTATCCCCTTACAGCACTAAAGTCCCTACTGCTGGCATGAAAAAATCTGACCGCCAGAAATTTGCCCCATATTGACATAATAGGATAAGAATTGATTCCCCCATCCAAAAATGCGTTTGGGGTCAGTACTGCATCACACTTGTTCCCTGTTGCAAAGCTTGATTAAGTTATATTGACTGTATGGTTAAGGATATCTCTACTGCTAATGAAACCTGACATTCAGCTACTTCGGTGTATCAGTATAATTGTTTGCAATTTGTAAGTGAAGCTAAATACCTCCTAGTGTATCTGAACACACATAAGAATACACAGCCATTTATCAGGCTTACAGTATGTGATGCACAGAAACAGCCGATACTTCCAATATAACAATTTTCTCAGATAGAATGTACTGTACTTTGTTTGGTATCAATGTAAGTAGTTGACCAGTGATGTTCTTAGGAAAAGTCCAGTTTCAAACAGGAATTGACGCTGTAGCAGCTGTTTACCATTGGTAGGGTTACTTGTTTTATAAAGTAGTTATTACTGTGATGTTTACTGTAACAAGGGTTGTTCCACTCTATTCTGCTGTCATATTTCCTCATCTCCTCCAATAGGCTCTCGTCAGTGGTAACAGGCTTGGGTGTTCTGTAGTGTTGTTGTTGCACACGCAGTGCTGAAAGGATTACCATGAAGCCATATTGGATTCTTGTGGCTTTGACAATACACAATAATCCTGTAGAGTGGGACTGTCCTAACTAACTCCTGTAGTGCTGTTTTTGCGACTTGGTTTTCTCAGAACTGAAGTCCAAAGGAACAGAACTCTACAGTCCAATTGATATTCTACTCTGCTCTCAGTATCTGTGATTGTCGCAGCACAATATTGTAACACCTTATGTCTATGCTTGTGTTTTTAATTAGGGTCTACCCTTAGGTTTGTTGATGAGCTCTTCCAATTTGTTATATTTATCACAACGTACATCATGTATTTCAAATAAATTGAGCCTTTTGTGAATACAAATgggtcttttttatttttttattgtgcaGCAAAATTTAACAATTCACACACTTGAGGCTAGGTTACCCTCAATTTGAATAATTCTTGTTTTGATACAGTGggtatcataagtattcaccccctttggatttttttcacattttgttgtgttacaaattgGGATTGAAATGGATTTTATTGTGACTTTTTTGTAATTGATCTAAACAACAAAATACTCCACAATGTCAAGGTGAAAAGACAATtatacaaatgttttttgttaagaaaaatgtaataactaagtTATAATAATTAAGTTaagaaaaatgtaataactaaaatgTATCAGTTGCACAAGTATTCACCcttttgtttaggcaagcctaaagaAGGgaagtgattggtagatgggtaacaataacaaatcagacattgaatatctctttaagaaAGGTCAaattaataattatgctgtggatgatgtattaaaccacccagacacaacaaagatacagttgtccttctgaactgagatgcaggacaggaaggaaactgctgaGGGATGtgacaatgaggccaatggtgattttaaaacagctacagagtaccaatggctgtgatgggagaaaactgaggatggatcaacaacattgtagttatgctACGATAATGACCTGAatgagtgaaaagaagaatagaAATATAAGGAATAAaatatattacaaaacatgcatcctgtacgcaacaaggcactaaagttatactgcaaGGAAACACCGCAAAGcaatacactttttggcctaaatgcaaagccttatgtttgggacaaatccaacacaacacatcactgagtaactgcctccttattttcaagcatggtggtggctgcatcatgttatgggccttaatggccatgtactcttacaatctccacccggcacatccagaagaggactggcaacccctcatagcctggttcctcttttcTTTCTagattcctgcctttctagggagtttttcctagccaccatgcttctacatctgcatttcttgctgtttggagttttaggctggatttttcccccactttgacattacagagatcattgacaaaaaagtATAATTAAAcgtattttaatctcactttgtaacacaataaaatgtgaagaaatccaagggaggGGAAtacctataataccctctgtacAGTATATCTTTCTCATTCACATGAAGAGTGAGCCAAAATTCAGATATGGTATGGTAATTGAGTCCACAAATACCTTTCCACTTTGCTAGATTCTTTTTCAATAATTTATTGTATACTAAAGTCTATGTTATTTTTGTCAAAATAACCTTTTTCTTGGAACTAACCCTATTTATACCTAGTATTCCTATGTGGGAAATTGTACAGAGTTGCATGACAGTATTCAGGATATGGAGTTACAACACTGTTTTATAC includes the following:
- the LOC139570682 gene encoding poly(rC)-binding protein 3-like isoform X1 → MSDKEDGASGGGLNVTLTFRLLMHGKEVGSIIGKKGETVKKMREESGARINISEGSSPERIVTITGPTEGIFRAFSMIAEKFEEDITAAMTNSTVTSHPPVTLRLVFPGSQCGSLIGKGGSKIKEIRETTGAQVQVAGDMLPESTERAVTISGTPQAITQCVRHICSVMLESPPKGATIPYRPKTMPGAGHPVFQQQQQHASQAFTIQGQYAFPHQDLTKLHQLAMQHIPLPSLGQSNPTFPGMDTSVPKSSQELSIPNELIGSIIGRHGSKVNEIRQVSGAHIKIASATDGSPMRQVTIIGSPTSINVAHYLINASLEMAKYTMHAASSASPVDLNNMSFSQSVPTVSTPTSMAVMAATTQVPGTINMHSPSTLQSIPTQHYAVPVSSLFGMKTLPMLAMHPAAASGLPQGLSPYSTKVPTAGMKKSDRQKFAPY
- the LOC139570682 gene encoding poly(rC)-binding protein 3-like isoform X2 produces the protein MSDKEDGASGGGLNVTLTFRLLMHGKEVGSIIGKKGETVKKMREESGARINISEGSSPERIVTITGPTEGIFRAFSMIAEKFEEDITAAMTNSTVTSHPPVTLRLVFPGSQCGSLIGKGGSKIKEIRETTGAQVQVAGDMLPESTERAVTISGTPQAITQCVRHICSVMLESPPKGATIPYRPKTMPGAGHPVFQQQQQHASQAFTIQGQYAFPHQDLTKLHQLAMQHIPLPSLGQSNPTFPGMDTSVPKSSQELSIPNELIGSIIGRHGSKVNEIRQVSGAHIKIASATDGSPMRQVTIIGSPTSINVAHYLINARLSSVVTGLGVL